GCGATTTTTTTGGCGGAGTCTTTGAAGATGTTACGACCTACTTTAATACCTACTATAACGCTCGGACTTCATTTAATGAAGCAATAGCGGAGGTGAACCAACAGCAAACTGAGCTTTTCTCGACGAAGCCATACGTTCCACCTGGCGGATCGGTCACTAAATTTGTAAATGTCATTGAAAAATGTTCAAAAATCCTTCAGTACAGCAGTACAAGTTCGTTCGTTGATAATGCTTTAATGATGATCGGACAATCATATTATTATCAGAAGGAATATCCAAGTGCAATCAGAAAATTTACAGAGCTACGGGATAATTTTCCGAACAGTTCATTGAATCTGAGTTCAAGATTGTGGCTGGCAAAATCTGTTTCCGCATCCAGAGATTATGAACAAGCAAGTAAACAATTTGAAGAGGTGATTACTGCTGCTTTAGAAGAAGATGAGGAAGAAATCGTAGCTGAATCATATCTCGAGTTGATGAAGCTAAATATTGCAAAGAATGAATATGAGAAAGTTATCTCTTTTGGGAATGAATTCATTAAGTATTCTGGTAACGATGAGAAATCAAGTCAAGTAATGCTTGAAATTGGTTTAACTTATGTTAAAATGAATAAAATCGAAGACGCAGTTAAATCTTTTGAAGATGTGGCTGATTTCTCGCCAAGTTATAAAACTTTATTCAAATCAGAACTCGAATATGCGAAACTTAATCGGTTACTCGGAAAATACAGCACTGGAATGAATGTACTCGACGATCTGAAATCAGAAACAATTTATGAAGAATTCTTTGATCAAGTCGATTTAGAAATTGGCATGAATTATTTGGCTCAGAATCTTACTGACGAAGCCCTGGAAAAATTTCACTATATAGATACTTCGTTCGCATCGAAAGAAAGCGGAGGTATAGCACAGTATCAGCTTGCAAACTATATCGAATCAAATCTTGCGAATCTTGATTCAGCAAAATATTACTATGACCGTGCATCTCGTTCACAAGCTCCACAGGAAATTGTTAAAGAAGCTGCAAAGAAAAGTTCTATTCTCACAAAACGTAAATCCATTTGGGATAATATTGACAATCTCACTGCACAAATAACTAATCTTCGGAAATTTCCGGAGGATACGGTAAAAACTATATACGATACATTTGAAGTTGATTCAACCATGTTAAATGATTCTGCATATGTTGCAGATCTCGTCGTCTTTATGAAAGAGAAAGAAGAAGCTGATAGTCTAAAAATGATTAAACTTTCGAAAGACTCAGTCAATTATATTAATAATTTAAAAAACGCAGACTCAATATCTATCGTCGTTGCGAAATTAAAATTTGACCTCGGCTCACTTTACTATTCAGAATTCGAGTGGCCCGATTCTGCATTAACTTATTTTTCTTTTGTTGTTGATTCATTCCCCAATCAACCATTTACTCAAAGAGCCCTGTATGCGTTGGGAAACTATCATGAAGTTTATGGCTCTAAAGAAACTTCAGATAGTTTATTCAGGGTAATATATGAGCGCTATCCCACAGACGAAATTGTAATTACTGTTGCAAAAAAATTGAAGCTTCCTCCGAAACCTTATCTGAAAGAGAAACCCGATGAGGTTTATTTTCAAGCTGAACTGCTTGCCAACAACAAAAAAAACATCGAAGCGATCCAGATGCTTTGGTATTTAATTCAGAATCATCCGAATTCGGATTACTGTCCAAAATCTTATTTGATGATTGGTCATATCTATGAAAATAATTTGAAAATGTATGATTCTGCAGCTTCTGTTTATCGTCAATTAAAGGAAAAATTTCCTTTCAGTCTTTATACCCAAAAAAGCAGTCAGAAGTTAATCGCATACGAAACTGAACAGCAAAGGATCGAACAAGAGAAAAAGGCTGAGGAGGAAAAAAAGCAAAAGGAACTAGAGGAAAAACAAAAAGCGGAAGAGGAAAAGAAGAAACAAGAAGCTGAGAAAAAAGCG
This Ignavibacteria bacterium DNA region includes the following protein-coding sequences:
- a CDS encoding tetratricopeptide repeat protein, with product MKKISQNVLIFLLSIALSSCAVGDFFGGVFEDVTTYFNTYYNARTSFNEAIAEVNQQQTELFSTKPYVPPGGSVTKFVNVIEKCSKILQYSSTSSFVDNALMMIGQSYYYQKEYPSAIRKFTELRDNFPNSSLNLSSRLWLAKSVSASRDYEQASKQFEEVITAALEEDEEEIVAESYLELMKLNIAKNEYEKVISFGNEFIKYSGNDEKSSQVMLEIGLTYVKMNKIEDAVKSFEDVADFSPSYKTLFKSELEYAKLNRLLGKYSTGMNVLDDLKSETIYEEFFDQVDLEIGMNYLAQNLTDEALEKFHYIDTSFASKESGGIAQYQLANYIESNLANLDSAKYYYDRASRSQAPQEIVKEAAKKSSILTKRKSIWDNIDNLTAQITNLRKFPEDTVKTIYDTFEVDSTMLNDSAYVADLVVFMKEKEEADSLKMIKLSKDSVNYINNLKNADSISIVVAKLKFDLGSLYYSEFEWPDSALTYFSFVVDSFPNQPFTQRALYALGNYHEVYGSKETSDSLFRVIYERYPTDEIVITVAKKLKLPPKPYLKEKPDEVYFQAELLANNKKNIEAIQMLWYLIQNHPNSDYCPKSYLMIGHIYENNLKMYDSAASVYRQLKEKFPFSLYTQKSSQKLIAYETEQQRIEQEKKAEEEKKQKELEEKQKAEEEKKKQEAEKKARSSKPQKPDSISTLKDSVIIKTDSLNIKLDSLETEKDTLEFER